In Arachis hypogaea cultivar Tifrunner chromosome 2, arahy.Tifrunner.gnm2.J5K5, whole genome shotgun sequence, a genomic segment contains:
- the LOC112722819 gene encoding uncharacterized protein, producing MRGGPRGSSNYCPIILEDRRQSDGPRPFRSLDSCFTHEGFLRMVKEEWKGLGEAQFTDKLKAMIVPLERWHKDNFRDMDKKIMKFEEEIKKINDMVGDGVYDGTMEARRKALVTCCEKWYVRKELHWKQMSRSRHAKDIDKNTRYFHNLAFARRRNNRIDAFLINGRLIRNQARIKIAIRDFYKNLYHQEESPLVGFRDGLVEMIGEDDALALEVQPNPKEIKEAVWDCESCQVPGSDGYNMNFIKRCWIEIGSDFTAAVMDFFP from the coding sequence ATGCGAGGTGGTCCTAGGGGTTCGTCTAACTATTGTCCTATTATATTGGAAGATAGGAGGCAAAGCGATGGGCCCAGGCCTTTCAGAAGTCTTGATTCATGTTTTACCCATGAAGGTTTCCTGAGAATGGTCAAGGAGGAATGGAAAGGCCTAGGTGAGGCACAGTTCACAGATAAATTGAAGGCTATGATAGTTCCTCTGGAAAGATGGCATAAAGATAACTTTAGGGATATGGACAAGAAAATCAtgaagtttgaggaagagattAAGAAGATTAATGACATGGTGGGTGATGGTGTTTATGATGGAACAATGGAGGCAAGAAGAAAGGCACTTGTGACTTGCTGTGAGAAATGGTATGTAAGGAAGGAActacattggaagcagatgtcgcgATCTAGACACGCAAAGGACATTGATAAGAATACGAGGTACTTCCACAATTTAGCTTTTGCGAGAAGGAGAAACAACAGGATTGATGCATTTCTCATTAATGGAAGATTGATAAGGAATCAAGCTCGGATTAAGATTGCGATTAGAGACTTCTACAAGAATTTGTATCATCAGGAAGAGTCTCCTTTGGTGGGGTTTAGGGACGGATTGGTAGAAATGATTGGTGAAGATGATGCTTTGGCTTTGGAGGTGCAACCGAATCCTAAAGAGATTAAAGAAGCTGTTTGGGATTGTGAATCTTGCCAGGTGCCAGGAAGTGATGGGTACAACATGAACTTTATAAAGAGGTGTTGGATTGAAATTGGATCTGATTTTACGGCAGCGGTGATGGATTTTTTTCCTTAG